A window of the Bradyrhizobium diazoefficiens genome harbors these coding sequences:
- the nodC gene encoding chitooligosaccharide synthase NodC gives MNLLATTSVVAVSSYALLSAMYRSVQTLNALRTEVPTPTDYASDIGPLPSVDVIVPCFNEDPRTLSACLESIASQDYEGQVRVYVVDDGSENRKYLWPVQDAYADDPRFNFMWLGKNVGKRKAQIAALHRSSGDLVLNVDSDTTIAVDVVTKLVRKMQDPAVGAVMGQLTASNRSGTWLTRLIDMEYWLACNEERLAEARFGAVLCCCGPCAMYRRSALDLVLHEYETQYFRGKPSDFGEDRHLTILMLAAGFRTEYVPDAIAATVVPDRLVPYLRQQLRWARSTFRDTGLALPLLPRLDFYITLDIVGQNLLPLLLGVSILTALAQIAVASELPWPTILIIASMTMVRCSLAAFRTRQLRFLAFALHKPISMFLLLPVKAYALCTLSNSDWLSRKFANMPDSGEGQASTLRQSARLDATGHSGIAPSMGETTTRAHAFDVDGT, from the coding sequence ATGAATCTGCTTGCAACAACAAGCGTTGTCGCCGTGTCGTCCTATGCGCTGCTGTCCGCCATGTACAGGAGCGTGCAGACCCTCAACGCGCTCCGAACAGAGGTGCCGACCCCGACTGACTACGCTTCAGATATCGGCCCGCTGCCGAGCGTCGACGTGATCGTGCCCTGCTTTAACGAGGACCCGCGCACTCTGTCGGCTTGCCTGGAGTCGATCGCAAGCCAAGACTACGAAGGGCAAGTGCGGGTGTACGTGGTAGATGACGGCTCGGAAAATCGTAAATACCTGTGGCCTGTACAGGACGCCTACGCAGATGATCCACGGTTCAATTTCATGTGGCTCGGAAAGAATGTCGGCAAGCGCAAAGCGCAAATTGCAGCGCTGCACCGCTCGTCCGGCGATTTGGTTCTCAACGTCGATTCCGATACGACCATCGCCGTCGACGTGGTGACCAAGCTTGTGCGGAAGATGCAAGATCCAGCGGTTGGCGCTGTTATGGGGCAGCTCACAGCCAGCAATCGAAGCGGCACTTGGCTGACCAGGCTGATAGATATGGAGTACTGGCTGGCCTGTAATGAAGAGCGTTTGGCGGAAGCTCGCTTCGGAGCCGTCTTGTGTTGCTGCGGCCCGTGCGCCATGTATCGCCGATCGGCGCTCGATTTGGTCCTTCACGAGTACGAGACGCAGTATTTTCGAGGTAAGCCAAGCGACTTCGGCGAGGATCGTCATCTCACGATCCTGATGCTCGCGGCCGGATTTCGAACTGAGTACGTTCCTGACGCGATCGCAGCAACCGTCGTTCCGGATAGGCTGGTGCCATATCTGCGTCAACAATTGCGGTGGGCACGCAGTACCTTCCGGGACACGGGGCTTGCGCTACCCCTGCTGCCAAGGCTCGACTTCTACATCACGCTGGACATTGTCGGGCAGAACCTCCTTCCGCTTCTGCTCGGCGTTTCAATACTGACCGCGCTTGCGCAAATCGCAGTTGCGAGCGAGTTGCCGTGGCCGACAATACTGATCATCGCGTCCATGACCATGGTTCGCTGCAGCCTGGCAGCCTTTCGGACCCGACAGCTTCGCTTTCTGGCTTTCGCTCTGCACAAGCCGATCAGCATGTTCCTGCTACTTCCTGTGAAGGCATATGCGTTGTGTACGTTGAGCAACAGCGACTGGTTGTCCCGCAAGTTCGCCAATATGCCAGATTCAGGTGAAGGCCAGGCCAGCACGCTGAGGCAGAGCGCCAGGTTAGATGCCACAGGCCATTCGGGTATTGCACCGTCGATGGGCGAAACGACTACACGTGCACATGCTTTTGACGTTGACGGTACCTGA
- the nodS gene encoding nodulation methyltransferase NodS, producing the protein MSLDKNYQLLERELVADDPWRLDANPFERERYTQMLRMSLSRQSITSALEVGCAAGAFTEMLAPHCKRLTVVDVVPQAISRARRRTERWSHIGWKVADLQHFSPPERFDLIVVAEVLYYLSDTLEMRAAVDNLAGMLAPGGLVVFGSARDHICRRWGHVAGAETVIAMLNEALVEVERIQCQGESDNEDCLIASFRRPAA; encoded by the coding sequence GTGAGCCTAGACAAGAACTATCAGTTGCTGGAACGAGAGTTGGTCGCCGATGATCCGTGGCGTCTGGACGCGAATCCGTTCGAGCGGGAGCGATACACGCAAATGCTTCGAATGTCGCTCTCCCGCCAAAGCATCACAAGTGCGTTGGAAGTCGGGTGCGCTGCCGGCGCATTTACCGAAATGCTCGCGCCTCACTGCAAACGGCTCACGGTCGTCGACGTCGTGCCGCAGGCCATTAGCCGCGCACGTCGCCGGACGGAAAGATGGTCACACATCGGCTGGAAAGTCGCCGACCTTCAACACTTTTCACCACCAGAGCGGTTCGACCTTATTGTTGTAGCAGAAGTCCTCTATTACCTCAGTGACACGCTGGAGATGCGCGCAGCGGTCGACAACCTGGCAGGAATGCTCGCGCCAGGCGGGCTTGTGGTGTTCGGATCGGCGCGCGACCATATCTGCCGACGCTGGGGTCACGTGGCCGGTGCAGAGACGGTCATCGCCATGTTGAATGAAGCGCTGGTCGAGGTCGAGCGTATCCAATGCCAAGGTGAGTCGGATAACGAAGATTGCTTGATCGCCAGCTTTCGGAGGCCGGCTGCATAG
- the nodI gene encoding nodulation factor ABC transporter ATP-binding protein NodI, whose translation MEPAPVTPADKGAERVSNVAIDFTAVKKSYGEKVVVDQLSFTVASGECFGLLGPNGAGKSTIARLILGMSSPETGKITVLGEKVPARARLARKRIGVVPQADNLDLEFTVRENLLVFGRYFGMTAKDVEKITPSLLEFARLESKADARVTELSGGMKRRLTLARALINDPEILILDEPTTGLDPHARHLIWERLRALLSRGKTILLTTHFMEEAERLCDRLCVLEAGRKIAEGPPHTLIDEQIGCPVIEVYGGDPNELCALVKPLAQRTEISGETLFCYAPNPEQVLARLRGRTGLRLLQRPPNLEDVFLRLTGREMRD comes from the coding sequence ATGGAGCCGGCGCCGGTCACGCCGGCTGACAAGGGGGCCGAGCGCGTGTCGAACGTGGCGATCGACTTCACGGCCGTGAAAAAGTCCTATGGCGAGAAGGTGGTCGTCGACCAGCTGTCGTTCACGGTGGCGTCGGGAGAGTGCTTCGGCCTGTTGGGACCGAACGGCGCGGGCAAGAGCACAATTGCGCGTTTGATTCTCGGGATGTCCTCGCCCGAGACTGGCAAGATAACTGTGCTCGGCGAGAAAGTGCCGGCACGCGCTCGATTGGCGCGCAAGCGCATCGGCGTCGTTCCACAAGCCGACAATCTTGATCTCGAGTTCACCGTCCGTGAAAACCTGCTGGTGTTCGGGCGCTATTTCGGGATGACAGCAAAGGATGTCGAGAAGATCACGCCGTCACTTCTCGAGTTCGCCCGCCTTGAGAGCAAGGCAGATGCGCGGGTGACCGAACTGTCCGGTGGCATGAAACGGCGTCTTACGCTGGCGCGGGCGCTCATCAACGATCCGGAGATCCTTATCTTGGATGAGCCGACCACCGGGCTCGATCCGCATGCGCGGCATTTGATTTGGGAGCGGCTGCGCGCGCTGCTGTCGCGCGGCAAGACCATCCTTTTGACGACGCACTTCATGGAGGAGGCGGAGCGATTGTGCGATCGCCTGTGCGTCCTCGAGGCAGGACGCAAGATCGCCGAAGGGCCGCCACACACGTTGATCGACGAACAGATCGGTTGCCCAGTCATTGAGGTCTACGGTGGTGACCCGAACGAGCTCTGCGCACTCGTCAAGCCGCTCGCTCAACGCACCGAAATCAGCGGTGAGACGCTCTTTTGCTATGCGCCCAATCCGGAGCAGGTGCTCGCGCGGCTGCGTGGGCGGACCGGTCTTCGTCTGCTTCAGCGGCCACCGAACCTTGAGGATGTCTTCTTACGGCTGACCGGACGGGAGATGAGGGACTGA
- a CDS encoding ABC transporter permease yields MWEQYAAALPANAWNWSAVWRRNYMAWRKAALASLLGNLAEPMSALFGLGFGLGLMIGQVDGISYIAFLAAGMVATSAMISATFETVYGAFARMHAQRTWDAILCTELTLGDVVLGELAWAATKAVLAGTGITIVAAALGYAAWPSIPYALPAIALTGVAFASLAMVVIALAPSYDYFVFYQTLFLTPMMYLCGAIFPVAQLPIALQRVAEALPLAHSIDLIRPAMLDRDASSVGLHVGVLCIYTVVAFVVSALLLRRRLMR; encoded by the coding sequence ATGTGGGAGCAGTATGCGGCGGCTCTGCCCGCCAATGCGTGGAACTGGAGCGCCGTATGGCGCCGGAATTATATGGCTTGGCGCAAAGCGGCGCTGGCATCGCTGCTTGGCAACCTCGCTGAGCCCATGAGCGCCTTGTTCGGTCTCGGCTTCGGCCTGGGATTGATGATCGGCCAAGTTGATGGCATTTCATACATCGCCTTTCTGGCCGCTGGGATGGTCGCGACAAGCGCGATGATTTCCGCGACCTTTGAAACCGTGTATGGGGCCTTTGCTCGGATGCACGCCCAGCGCACCTGGGATGCGATCCTTTGCACGGAGCTCACACTTGGCGACGTTGTTCTCGGTGAATTAGCGTGGGCAGCGACAAAGGCCGTTCTGGCAGGAACAGGAATTACGATTGTAGCCGCCGCGCTGGGCTATGCAGCGTGGCCCTCTATCCCTTACGCGCTGCCAGCCATTGCGCTCACGGGTGTTGCCTTCGCCAGCCTCGCCATGGTCGTGATAGCGCTCGCGCCCAGTTACGACTACTTCGTATTTTATCAGACCCTCTTTCTCACACCCATGATGTACTTGTGCGGCGCGATCTTTCCCGTAGCTCAACTGCCCATCGCGCTGCAGCGCGTAGCAGAGGCGTTGCCGCTAGCACATTCGATTGACCTCATTCGGCCGGCAATGCTGGATCGGGACGCCAGCAGCGTCGGCCTGCATGTTGGCGTACTTTGCATATACACTGTCGTCGCGTTCGTCGTTTCGGCTTTACTGCTTCGCCGCCGCCTGATGCGTTGA
- a CDS encoding sulfotransferase encodes MLKSERSPEPFVILAMPRSGTHYLEELLNEHPNVVSNGELLNEYDPNWPDKARLLRSDRELLECAYLRYPTRSGKIDVTHVGCKINEPQFYDRPGMMAELARWPRLKVVVCRRNPLESLRSLVQARQTGEWLKYGSDRDGKPPPLVSLSLSACETYFKTTAEFHYRIRHSFAPTNILELEYERLLREPHLCLELVWEFLGLPVRPVSGRVKLQRQEVRPLDQTVENFDELRRQFKERPDARYFEVVDA; translated from the coding sequence ATGTTGAAATCCGAACGATCGCCTGAGCCATTCGTGATCCTCGCCATGCCGAGGAGTGGCACCCACTATCTGGAAGAATTGCTCAATGAGCATCCAAACGTGGTGAGCAACGGCGAATTGCTCAATGAATATGATCCAAATTGGCCCGACAAGGCGCGGCTCCTACGTAGCGATCGCGAGCTTCTGGAGTGCGCCTACTTGCGTTATCCGACGCGGAGCGGCAAAATCGACGTGACTCATGTTGGGTGCAAGATCAACGAACCGCAGTTTTATGATCGCCCGGGCATGATGGCTGAGCTGGCTCGTTGGCCGCGCCTTAAGGTCGTCGTGTGTCGTAGAAATCCGCTGGAATCACTCCGCTCACTCGTGCAGGCGAGGCAAACCGGTGAATGGCTGAAATACGGCTCTGATCGAGACGGCAAGCCACCGCCACTCGTCAGCCTAAGCCTCAGCGCATGCGAAACCTACTTCAAGACAACCGCTGAGTTCCACTACAGGATCAGGCACTCCTTCGCTCCGACCAACATCCTTGAGCTGGAGTATGAGAGGCTTCTTCGCGAGCCGCACCTGTGCTTGGAATTGGTTTGGGAATTCCTCGGTCTTCCTGTGCGGCCGGTTTCCGGTCGCGTCAAACTTCAGCGCCAGGAGGTGCGACCGCTAGACCAAACCGTAGAGAATTTTGATGAGTTGCGTCGCCAATTCAAAGAGAGACCTGACGCCAGGTACTTTGAGGTTGTTGATGCCTGA
- a CDS encoding SDR family NAD(P)-dependent oxidoreductase: protein MSVDNEGSSFKSDKARARRRERKTLLLTGASRGIGYATGKLFSEAGWRIISCARQPIDARRCPWEAASNNHVQLDLSDHRLLPRAVADVKERLAGAPLHALINNAAMSPKTSSGARLTSLATSIETWMDVFHLNLVAPILLAQGLFAELKAASGSIVNVTSIAGSRVHPFAGSAYATSKAALACLTREMAHDYAPHGIRVNAIAPGEIKTDILSPDTEARVVPNIPLRRVGTPEEVAKVIFFLCSDDASYITGVEVPINGGQHL from the coding sequence ATGTCGGTTGACAACGAGGGCAGTTCATTCAAATCCGATAAGGCACGCGCCCGGCGGAGAGAAAGAAAGACGCTGCTGCTGACGGGAGCATCGCGTGGGATAGGTTACGCCACCGGAAAGCTGTTTTCGGAAGCCGGCTGGCGTATCATTTCTTGTGCGCGCCAACCGATCGATGCCCGGCGATGCCCTTGGGAGGCCGCATCCAATAATCATGTCCAGCTCGACCTCAGCGACCATCGCTTGCTGCCGCGCGCCGTCGCAGACGTCAAAGAGCGCCTCGCGGGCGCGCCGTTGCACGCCCTGATCAACAATGCAGCGATGTCACCAAAGACGTCGAGCGGCGCACGACTCACATCGTTGGCGACCTCGATCGAGACCTGGATGGATGTATTCCATCTCAATTTGGTGGCTCCAATTCTGCTCGCGCAAGGGCTCTTTGCCGAATTGAAAGCCGCGTCTGGATCTATCGTCAACGTGACCTCAATTGCAGGCTCGCGGGTGCACCCCTTCGCCGGCAGCGCATACGCGACTTCGAAGGCCGCTCTTGCGTGTCTCACACGCGAGATGGCTCACGACTATGCGCCGCATGGAATTCGTGTGAATGCGATTGCCCCGGGCGAGATCAAGACGGACATTTTGTCACCGGATACGGAAGCACGGGTCGTACCGAACATTCCGCTGCGCCGGGTGGGGACCCCTGAAGAGGTCGCTAAAGTCATCTTCTTCCTGTGTTCGGATGACGCCAGTTATATCACCGGCGTCGAAGTGCCGATCAATGGTGGGCAACACCTCTGA
- a CDS encoding TIGR00730 family Rossman fold protein, with protein sequence MSTIKTVCVYCGSGRGTNPHFTEGAKAFGKALAENGVRLIYGGGSLGLMGSVATSVLDHGGTVTGIIPEFLRKREKALARVQEMIVTPDMHERKRLMFERSDAFVALPGGVGTLEELVEQLTWKQLGRHAKPVLLANIDNFWEPLFSLLSHMRQTEFIRVGFSVDILKADCIQDILPKLKSAAAQIAEAEKQLAPEVARKL encoded by the coding sequence ATGAGCACAATCAAAACCGTCTGTGTCTATTGCGGCTCCGGTCGCGGAACCAATCCCCACTTCACCGAAGGTGCCAAGGCGTTCGGCAAAGCGCTCGCCGAGAATGGCGTCCGCCTTATCTATGGCGGCGGCTCGCTCGGCCTGATGGGCTCGGTCGCGACCTCCGTTCTGGATCACGGCGGCACTGTCACCGGCATCATTCCCGAATTCCTGCGGAAGCGCGAGAAAGCACTGGCCCGGGTGCAGGAAATGATCGTCACCCCCGACATGCACGAGCGCAAGCGGCTCATGTTCGAGCGCTCCGACGCTTTCGTGGCGCTGCCGGGCGGCGTCGGCACCCTGGAGGAGCTGGTCGAGCAACTGACCTGGAAGCAGCTCGGCCGTCACGCCAAGCCTGTGCTGCTCGCCAATATCGACAATTTCTGGGAGCCACTGTTCTCGCTGCTATCGCACATGCGCCAGACCGAGTTCATCCGCGTCGGCTTTTCCGTCGATATCCTCAAGGCCGATTGCATCCAGGATATTCTGCCGAAACTGAAATCGGCGGCGGCCCAGATCGCCGAGGCGGAAAAGCAGCTCGCTCCCGAAGTCGCGCGGAAGCTCTAG
- a CDS encoding IS4 family transposase encodes MQYVNSIFGQLLKPIDRRQFRDIVERHNGNAYDKTFKSWDHLVTMVGAQLGGVASLRAVEATFKANSHQHYHLGARNIPRSTLSRANARRPVGVFAETFAMLAKKADRHARVEGAEMVRLIDSSPVPLGKMCEWAEWNGRIRGMKMHTVYQPAGKYPCCVEITPATVNDVEIGRQTELEAGATYVFDKGYYHFGWWKKINDAKAFFVTRTKVSTRLRKTKSRYVRKKIGDGFRIIADADVVLASKGDSKLEIPLRRIKVKRDKGGTITLITNDLERTAIEIAALYKSRWQIELLFRWIKQHLNLRKFMGKNDNAIRLQIIAAMIAYLLLRLARRLNSLRMLDLRFAELVCQRLFMRKPIAEIDEPPPVNPSKPRPKLSPDQLRFNYV; translated from the coding sequence ATGCAATACGTGAATAGCATCTTTGGGCAGCTCCTCAAACCGATTGATCGACGGCAATTTCGGGACATCGTCGAGCGGCATAACGGCAATGCCTACGACAAGACTTTCAAAAGCTGGGATCATCTCGTGACGATGGTGGGCGCTCAATTGGGTGGGGTCGCAAGTCTGCGCGCTGTCGAAGCGACCTTTAAGGCAAACTCCCATCAGCATTATCATTTGGGGGCGAGGAACATTCCTCGCTCGACGCTCTCGCGTGCGAATGCACGTCGCCCGGTAGGCGTTTTCGCGGAAACCTTCGCCATGCTGGCGAAGAAAGCCGATCGGCACGCGCGAGTGGAAGGCGCCGAGATGGTTCGGTTGATCGACTCGAGCCCGGTCCCATTGGGCAAGATGTGCGAATGGGCCGAGTGGAATGGTCGTATCCGTGGCATGAAGATGCACACGGTCTACCAACCAGCGGGCAAATACCCGTGCTGCGTCGAGATTACGCCCGCGACCGTCAACGACGTCGAGATCGGTCGCCAAACCGAACTCGAAGCCGGCGCGACCTACGTTTTCGACAAAGGCTATTACCACTTCGGCTGGTGGAAGAAGATCAATGATGCCAAGGCTTTCTTCGTCACGCGCACCAAGGTGAGCACGCGCTTGCGCAAGACGAAGTCGCGGTATGTGCGCAAGAAGATCGGCGATGGCTTCAGAATCATCGCCGATGCCGACGTCGTTCTCGCCAGCAAGGGCGATTCCAAGCTGGAAATCCCGTTGCGGCGTATCAAGGTCAAACGCGACAAAGGTGGGACCATCACGCTTATCACCAACGATCTCGAACGCACGGCCATCGAGATTGCGGCGCTCTACAAGAGCCGCTGGCAGATCGAGCTTCTGTTTCGCTGGATCAAGCAGCATCTCAACCTCCGCAAGTTCATGGGCAAGAACGACAACGCCATTCGTCTGCAAATCATCGCCGCGATGATCGCCTATCTGCTCCTGCGCCTCGCCCGGCGTCTGAACTCCTTGCGGATGCTGGACCTGCGCTTCGCCGAACTGGTTTGCCAGCGCCTGTTCATGCGAAAGCCCATCGCGGAAATCGACGAGCCTCCACCTGTCAATCCGAGCAAACCAAGGCCCAAGCTCTCTCCTGATCAGCTGAGGTTCAACTATGTATGA
- a CDS encoding HU family DNA-binding protein, whose translation MTKMTKNQLIDAIAQGTQVSKGDVKAVIEQLAIVGYKELNEAGEFVIPGFAKMSVVNKPATEARSGVNPFTKEPMEFAAKPASKSVKASPLKVAKDAVAT comes from the coding sequence GTGACCAAGATGACCAAGAACCAGCTCATCGACGCAATTGCTCAAGGAACGCAGGTTTCCAAAGGAGACGTAAAGGCCGTCATCGAGCAGTTGGCGATCGTCGGCTATAAGGAGTTGAACGAGGCTGGCGAGTTCGTCATCCCCGGCTTCGCCAAGATGTCGGTCGTGAACAAGCCTGCTACTGAAGCCCGCAGCGGAGTTAATCCTTTCACCAAGGAGCCGATGGAATTCGCAGCCAAGCCAGCCAGCAAGTCGGTCAAGGCGTCACCGCTCAAGGTTGCTAAAGACGCAGTCGCGACATAA